In the Rhododendron vialii isolate Sample 1 chromosome 2a, ASM3025357v1 genome, ACTAGCCTTTAGCCAGAAACATTGAAACATCAACAACTAAGGCTCTTACACTCTTATGTCCCACAAATATAATAGCTAGCTAGTAGCTATGCTATCTCTTGATTCTTCTCCACAACTCTCACTCCCTTTGCAGATCTGAGCACATTGGCCTGCATGATTACAGAACAAAATATAAAGAGGGTAGAACTCTACTTACACACTAGCTAATAGAGTGAATTCTATAACATGTTTTGACGATCCGAACCATTCATTGTGTATATCTCAATATACATACCCACTATTTATACAAAAAGTCAAGTTGATCGGACATTAGCAGTAAtctttaaaattttatatttttcttgagaaaatGGATCATTAAAATTCTTTCTGTCAATCAATTGATTTGAAGTGCATAAAAGACTTGTACCATACACCGGGTACAAGCTTCGTCATTCCCAAAGATTCAATGATAGAAACATCATCCCATAATCTAGCTAGCTGCATTAATTGTGGCGTGTTAATTAaaagtgtgattttttttttcattcgcaATGAAAACTACAATACcaactacaaaaataaaatgtttactccttccgtcctaaTTCATTTGTCTACCTTTGAGAATTCATATTTCAAATCTTATACTACATGTTATTCCACCCTGAACCGAACCGATCGGTTCCGGTCTTCCATGCCTCCAAATCGACCGAACCCGAACTGATTTCTCCTCCCCTacctactactccctccgtcccaaaatgattgtccggtccgcaaaacggagtgataaaaataatgcaattttttcaagaaaaaattcaaacttttttcacaaattaaaaatactcattgatatctagtaagttgttaaaaaacttttgattttttcttggaaaaattgtattatttttaacactccgttttgcggaccggacaaacattttgggacagtGGGAGTATAACACATGCATTGATCATACGAATAACACGTACGATAAGATAGAGAACCTGATCATCAGTGATTTGAACTGCAAAGCCATCAACAATAACCAGAGACAATGTCTTCTTGTAGCTACCGGGCTCGAGGGTGGTGGCCAGCAACTCGTCGTGCTTCCTACTCAAGTACAAATCAAGCTCATTCCCATGGCCCCCTCTCTTTGTTCTAGTATTAATTACAGACACCattgtcaaaaaaaacaaagaagaaatcgAGAATGATCGATAATGAAGATCGAAGTAACGAAAGAAACTGACCTTTTAGATCGAAGGCGGTCGTATTCGGGATCGTAGTTCATGAAAACAAAGtacaactctctctcttcttcacttCCCATTAGCCCCTCTtgttcttctccttctctcctTGTTTTCTTCTGTTTGGGTTTTAGGTCCAAATGACTCTATTTATACTGCATAAAATTTGGACGCAATATCAAATGTACAAAACTGACAAGAAAAGATGCCTTTTTGAAACAAAAGCAAGTATTAATGCATATATGCACCTGAAAGCTTGTATATAGCAATGCTACGGTCATCACAACTATTCAGATCTCGCATTAACAATATTCCATCCTACTTAACGCGCTACCATACACGGCATCGACAACATCAAGTGATCATATTTCACACCTTTAATTAAAGTGAACAATATATCGCATTATTTCTCTTGACCTATTTAATTAAGTCATAGATATGTGTGTTATATGCTAATTTATGATATTTTCATATTAAGTCAACCTACTTATTGTCATTATCAGCAAGACTATGCCCACCGCTTAACATTCACCCTTCAACATCTCACCGTCCATCTCGATAACTAATGGTCTGAAtctttcaaaacacttttgggcGTAGACTTTCCATATTGTCCTTAAATGGTTGTACATATAGAGCCAAGTGGGGAAATGCCCATCAACACAGGGAGCTGAAATTCCCAGAGCACCCCTATATATTCGTAGGATTTTTTGAGAATGGTGTTTGTAATTTTTCCCACCTAGGGTTTGCAACAATTTCTCTGGAAAAATATTATCCACACGCCTGTGGTAGAAAAGTCAAACACTGAACCATACAGAAAATAACTTTTAATTATCTCTTCAACGGCGCTCATCCATTATCCCAAagaaatttaaattaaaaagggcaaattatagttacccccctcgaactaaccctcgcgtacacttacccccctctaactttttttttggcacttaaccccctcaaactaactaaAATTGAAActgtcataacttcaaacggtcataacttctttgtccaaaatcgaaaatatgcaaattatatatcgatttcgaggtcttgaagtcagctttctaatgacaccaaaatcacattacgattcaaagcacacagaaagttatgattaaaagagtaagggctggtagacagaaagaccgttttgatcataactttctgtgtgctttgaatcttgatgtgattttggtgtcattagaaagctgacttcaagacctcgaaatcgatatataatttgcatattttcgattttggacgaagaagttatgactgtttgaagttatgaccgtttgaatttcagttagtttgagggggttaagtgccaaaaaaaaaagttagaggggggtaagtgtacgcgaggGTTAGTTCGaagggggtaactataatttgcccaaTTAAAAAACTAAGAACATAAACTGTTCAAATATACAATATATATTAATTAAATCCAAATGGCTTCTTCCTCAACTGATGAATTTTttgtaattgaaaaaaaaaaaaacttcgttAGCTCATGATAACACACGTTATGCGGAATTCCTAGCATTTGCTCCTACACGTGAGTAAGAGATTGAGAGCAGCAGCgtgaaacaaaaatttaaagcaGGAGCAAAAAGCACCACTAAAGGATTACATGATCTTATCCAAGAGGTCGATTATGGATCTTGGGGTTCTGCAATATTAATGTACCATGCTATTCAAAGTCAATCCATACAGAGCTCTCCTCTATTTTAATTCCCGTAAGTGGGCGGTGAACTTGATTCTCCAGAATTGTTAGAGGTGTGGGCCGATAAATCGGTCCATACACCAGCACTTGACCCAGTCATAGGATATGAACATTAAAACAGCTATGTACGTACCTCCGTAATCATCTTGGAAGTCTAAGATGAGATGCACGAGTGggtttaatattattttatatacaTAGTCAATATTGATAATCGGGGGAATATAATTGACTTTCCCTAATTATATAATTGCACGttcaaaacaataattttttggagggttACTTGGGTCAGGAGTTATCCGTAAAATAACCTAGGAGCATCTATGACAAAACCTCTCATCTCAAATATTAGTAAATATACTATTCGTAGGTTGATAATAGATTCAAGATTCAAGA is a window encoding:
- the LOC131315996 gene encoding subtilisin-like protease SBT2.5 isoform X2 codes for the protein MGSEEERELYFVFMNYDPEYDRLRSKRTKRGGHGNELDLYLSRKHDELLATTLEPGSYKKTLSLVIVDGFAVQITDDQVLYLIANVLRSAKGVRVVEKNQEIA
- the LOC131315996 gene encoding subtilisin-like protease SBT2.5 isoform X3 — translated: MGSEEERELYFVFMNYDPEYDRLRSKRTKRGGHGNELDLYLSRKHDELLATTLEPGSYKKTLSLVIVDGFAVQITDDQANVLRSAKGVRVVEKNQEIA
- the LOC131315996 gene encoding uncharacterized protein LOC131315996 isoform X1; amino-acid sequence: MGSEEERELYFVFMNYDPEYDRLRSKRTKRGGHGNELDLYLSRKHDELLATTLEPGSYKKTLSLVIVDGFAVQITDDQVLYLIVRVIRMINACGVVGRGGEISSGSVDLEAWKTGTDRFGSGWNNM